A region of Curvibacter sp. AEP1-3 DNA encodes the following proteins:
- the pheT gene encoding phenylalanine--tRNA ligase subunit beta, with the protein MQFSESWLRTFCNPTISTDQLAETLTMAGLEVEELKPVAPPFTHIVVGEIKEAEQHPNADRLRVCKVDVGQSELLNIVCGAPNARVGIRIPCALVGAELPPGEDGKPFLIKVGKLRGVESQGMLCSARELKLSEDHGGLMELPLDAPLGKNIREYLDLDDTLFTLKLTPNLAHCLSVYGVAREVSALTGAPLVAPEFPSAAVAIQDKVAVKISAPDLCGRFSGRIIRNVNTKAKTPQWMVDRLARCGQRSVSPLVDISNYVMFELGRPSHIFDLEKIHGGLDVRWGKQGEQLKLLNGNTVTLDEKVGVIADEQQVESLAGIMGGDATAVSDDTRHIYVEAAFWWPKSIAGRSRRFNFSTDAGHRFERGVDPKQTVEHIERITQLIIEICGTPETQCGPVDDLVANVPAAAPVSLRVARAVKVIGMPLTQAQCADALRRLSLPVQESEGVITVTPPSFRFDLQIEEDLIEEVARMVGYNNLPHTPPQAPITAKIRQEDQRSAFAVRRSLAALGYQETINFSFVEERWEHELAGNPNPIKLLNPIASQMSVMRSSLIGSLLQVLRFNLARKAPRVRVFELGRVFLRNASIKSTDSTVEGFDQPMRVSGLASGGADALQWGRKEQGVDFFDVKGDVEALLAPLKPEFVPGQHPALHPGRTAEIKLNGRSVGFVGELHPKWRQSYELTTAPIVFELELDAVLARQVPVFQSVAKFQAVQRDVAVVVGDQVTHADLVAAVRAAPTQGLLRDVQLFDVYRPKVTKDVEAAAGNADRSLALRLTLNSDEATLTEEQIESAMKAVVDQLVTSVGARQRA; encoded by the coding sequence ATGCAATTCTCAGAATCCTGGTTGCGCACTTTCTGCAACCCCACCATCTCTACCGACCAACTCGCCGAAACCTTGACTATGGCTGGTCTGGAGGTCGAAGAGCTGAAGCCTGTCGCTCCTCCCTTTACCCACATCGTGGTGGGTGAGATCAAGGAGGCCGAGCAACACCCCAATGCGGATCGCTTGCGCGTCTGCAAGGTCGATGTGGGCCAATCCGAGCTGCTCAACATCGTCTGTGGCGCCCCCAATGCACGCGTGGGTATCCGAATTCCATGCGCCTTGGTGGGTGCAGAGTTACCTCCGGGCGAGGATGGCAAGCCCTTCCTGATCAAAGTCGGCAAGCTCCGTGGCGTGGAAAGCCAAGGCATGTTGTGCTCCGCACGCGAGCTCAAGTTGTCTGAAGACCATGGCGGCCTGATGGAGCTGCCCCTGGACGCGCCTCTGGGCAAAAACATCCGTGAGTATCTGGATCTGGACGACACCCTGTTCACCCTCAAACTGACGCCCAACCTGGCGCATTGCTTGAGCGTGTATGGAGTAGCCCGTGAAGTGTCCGCCTTGACCGGCGCGCCTTTGGTAGCGCCCGAGTTCCCATCAGCCGCCGTCGCAATTCAGGACAAAGTGGCTGTCAAGATCAGCGCTCCAGACCTGTGTGGCCGTTTCTCCGGGCGCATCATCCGCAACGTCAATACCAAAGCCAAAACGCCTCAGTGGATGGTGGACCGACTGGCTCGTTGTGGCCAGCGCAGCGTCAGCCCCTTGGTAGACATTTCGAACTACGTGATGTTCGAGTTGGGTCGCCCTAGCCACATATTCGATCTTGAAAAAATCCATGGCGGACTCGATGTGCGCTGGGGTAAGCAGGGTGAGCAACTCAAGCTCCTCAACGGCAATACCGTGACTTTGGACGAAAAAGTGGGTGTCATTGCCGATGAGCAGCAGGTCGAATCTTTGGCCGGCATCATGGGCGGTGATGCCACCGCCGTGTCTGACGATACCCGCCACATCTATGTGGAAGCCGCCTTCTGGTGGCCCAAGTCCATCGCAGGCCGTTCGCGCCGCTTCAACTTTTCGACGGATGCCGGTCACCGTTTCGAGCGTGGCGTGGATCCGAAGCAGACGGTGGAACACATTGAGCGCATCACGCAGCTGATCATCGAGATCTGTGGTACCCCCGAAACCCAGTGTGGCCCTGTAGATGATTTGGTAGCCAATGTTCCTGCGGCTGCCCCCGTTTCTCTGCGTGTTGCGCGTGCAGTCAAGGTCATCGGTATGCCGCTGACCCAAGCTCAGTGTGCGGATGCACTGCGCCGCTTGAGTTTGCCGGTGCAGGAGTCTGAGGGTGTGATCACAGTAACCCCTCCGTCCTTCCGCTTCGATCTGCAGATCGAAGAAGACCTGATTGAAGAAGTCGCTCGCATGGTGGGCTACAACAACCTGCCGCATACACCGCCCCAAGCGCCCATCACGGCCAAGATTCGCCAAGAAGATCAGCGCAGTGCATTTGCTGTGCGCCGTTCACTTGCCGCGCTGGGCTACCAGGAAACCATCAACTTCAGTTTTGTGGAAGAGCGCTGGGAGCACGAGCTTGCCGGCAATCCAAACCCCATCAAACTGTTGAATCCGATTGCCAGCCAGATGAGCGTCATGCGTTCGTCCCTGATCGGATCCTTGCTGCAAGTGCTGCGCTTCAATCTGGCCCGCAAGGCGCCGCGTGTGCGGGTATTCGAGCTGGGGCGTGTGTTCCTGCGCAATGCCTCAATCAAGAGTACCGACTCCACGGTTGAAGGCTTTGACCAGCCCATGCGCGTATCCGGCCTGGCCAGTGGCGGTGCTGATGCATTGCAATGGGGCCGCAAAGAGCAGGGCGTAGACTTCTTTGACGTGAAGGGCGATGTCGAGGCCTTGCTCGCGCCCCTGAAGCCTGAGTTTGTACCCGGCCAGCATCCCGCATTGCACCCAGGCCGCACAGCAGAGATCAAACTCAACGGTCGCTCCGTCGGGTTCGTAGGCGAGTTGCACCCCAAGTGGCGCCAGTCCTATGAGCTGACTACCGCGCCCATCGTGTTTGAATTGGAACTGGATGCCGTCCTTGCACGCCAAGTGCCCGTCTTCCAGAGTGTCGCCAAGTTCCAAGCCGTACAGCGCGACGTGGCTGTGGTGGTGGGTGACCAGGTCACCCATGCCGACCTGGTGGCAGCAGTGCGCGCCGCACCAACGCAAGGGCTGCTGCG
- the pheS gene encoding phenylalanine--tRNA ligase subunit alpha yields the protein MTELNDIVDTAKAAFLQADTPADLENAKALFLGKAGKITELMKGMAALSVEEKKSRGAAINLAKQAIESALTERRQALADAELQTQLQAEALDVTLPGRQRGQGGLHPVSLTLERIEAIFGSMGFEVAQGPEIESDWFNFTALNTPEDHPARSMHDTFYVEGGSEAAPNLLRTHTSPMQIRYAVQHVKAHRAAAGAPSEGLYAGEMPEIRVIAPGRTYRVDSDATHSPMFHQCEGLWVGENVSFKDLKFVFTDFCRTFFESDDLVLRFRPSFFPFTEPSAEIDIQFQTGPLAGRWLEVAGSGQVHPNVIRNMGLDPEKFIGFAFGMGPDRLTMLRYGVNDLRLFFDGDVRFLSQFQ from the coding sequence ATGACCGAGTTGAACGACATCGTTGACACCGCCAAAGCTGCATTTTTGCAAGCTGACACGCCCGCTGATCTGGAGAATGCCAAAGCGCTTTTCTTGGGTAAAGCCGGCAAGATCACCGAGCTCATGAAGGGCATGGCCGCCCTCAGCGTGGAAGAGAAAAAATCCCGCGGTGCCGCCATCAACTTGGCCAAGCAGGCTATCGAGAGCGCGCTCACCGAGCGTCGCCAGGCATTGGCCGATGCCGAACTGCAAACCCAGCTCCAGGCAGAAGCGCTGGACGTCACATTGCCCGGTCGCCAGCGGGGGCAGGGCGGTTTGCACCCGGTTTCCTTGACGCTGGAGCGTATTGAAGCAATCTTTGGCTCCATGGGCTTTGAAGTGGCTCAAGGGCCCGAAATCGAATCCGATTGGTTCAACTTCACTGCCCTCAATACGCCCGAAGACCATCCAGCCCGTTCCATGCACGACACCTTCTATGTGGAAGGTGGCTCCGAGGCCGCGCCCAACCTGCTGCGCACCCATACCAGCCCTATGCAAATCCGCTATGCGGTGCAGCACGTCAAGGCACACCGTGCCGCTGCAGGTGCTCCTTCGGAAGGCCTCTATGCCGGTGAAATGCCGGAGATCCGCGTCATTGCCCCGGGGCGCACGTACCGCGTCGATAGCGATGCCACCCATTCCCCCATGTTCCACCAGTGCGAAGGCCTGTGGGTGGGTGAAAACGTAAGCTTCAAAGACCTGAAGTTCGTCTTTACCGATTTCTGCCGGACCTTTTTTGAGTCGGATGATCTGGTTTTGCGTTTCCGCCCCAGTTTCTTCCCGTTTACCGAGCCCAGCGCCGAAATCGACATTCAGTTCCAAACCGGCCCACTGGCAGGCCGCTGGCTCGAAGTCGCCGGTTCCGGTCAAGTGCACCCCAATGTGATCCGCAATATGGGCCTGGACCCTGAAAAGTTCATCGGCTTTGCCTTTGGCATGGGGCCGGATCGTTTGACCATGTTGCGTTATGGCGTGAACGACCTGCGCCTGTTCTTCGACGGTGATGTCCGCTTCCTGTCGCAATTCCAGTAA